Sequence from the Desulfovibrio sp. UIB00 genome:
GCATTCCGGCTCTGGAGCATTTTCCAACGGCGGAATGGGGCAGACTCTATCGGCAGGTGTGTGATACGTTGCCAGCCTCGGCTCTGCGCTATTGCAGACCGCCAGGCGTTGCTGAATTGCAGGAGGCCATTGCCGGATGGCTGCTGCGCATGCGGGGCCTGCGCGCTGCACCGGAGCAGATTATGATTACCACAGGCGCAACCCAGGGGCTAAGGCTTGTGGCGCGCCTGCTCAACCGCCCGGATGCTCTGGCAATTGTGGAAGACCCAGTGCATCGGGGGCTGGTGGAAGTGATAGCGCGCACCGGGTACGCTATTGAAGGCATTGCCGCAGACGCGCAGGGGATGGACATCAGCCTCCTGCAAAACATCTCTGAGCAAACCGCCCGCCGATGCGCCTTTGTCTATGTAACCCCTTCGCACCAGTATCCGACCGGGGGCATCCTCTCAGCGCAGCGGCGTCAGGGATTGGTGGATTTTGCCCGACAGCGCGACTGCATGGTGGTGGAGGACGACTATGATGGCGAATTCCGTTTTGAGGGAACGCCCGTCAGCGCCCTGCGCGAGCTTGCGCCCGACAGGGGCATATATATTGGTTCATTCAGCAAGATTCTGGCTCCAGCCCTGAGGCTGGGCTTTGCCGTGATACCCCCGGATATGGTGCGCCCATGGGCCGAAGAAAAGCAGTACACGGATGTGCACACCGACGCGCTGTCACAACGCACGCTGGCCGCCTTTATCTCAAGCGGCGGGCTTGAGCGGCATATCTGGAAAATGTGCAAGCTGTATAAACGCAAAAGGCTCTTCCTGCTGGAATGCCTGCGGCGGTACTTTGGCGACAACTTCACAGTCAGCGGGCAGGCTGCCGGGCTGCATCTGGTGGCGGGATTTCCCGGTATCCGCTTTTCAGACGGAGTACTCGCGGCCATGCGCGCGCAGGGCGTTCGGGCCGTACCGGTGGAACACCATTCTCTGTGCCGCAACGGCGCGCACGCGCACGAACTGATACTGGGTTATGCGCACCTTTCGGAGCAGTCCATGGAGCGCGGGGTGCATGCCCTGCGAGGGGCCATTGCGCAGTGAGCAGAGAGTTTTAATGGAATATCTTTTTTTGCAAGGCATTCGGCGGCTTGCCGCCCTGCGGCCTTTCAATCGCCGCGCCGTGCGCGCATTGACAGGATGCCCGCAATGAGGCAATAGAAAAGCCTTCATCCACAAGCGGCGCATCATTTGTGCGCACATCTTTTCTCGCGGAGGGCGGAGATGAAAAAAGGTATGACTTGGCTTGCTGCAATGGCATTCTGCGTGGCAATTGCCGCGCCCGCAATGGCTGCGGATCCCATTAAAATCGGCGTTGCCGGCGCGCACTCCGGCGATCTGGCCTCCTACGGTGTTCCCAGCCTGAACGCCGCCAAGGTTGTGATTGCCGAAGTGAACGCCAACGGCGGCGTGCTTGGCCGTCAGCTTGAACTGGTCGCCCAGGATGACCAGTGCAAGCCCGAACTGGCCACCAACGCGGCCACCAAGCTTATTTCCGAAAAGGTGAACGTGGTCATGGGCCACATCTGCTCCGGCGCTACCAAGGCGACCCTGCCTTTGTACACCGAAGCCAAGATCGTCTCCATGTCGCCTTCTGCCACGACCCCCAGCCTTACCGAAAGCGGCACCAACCCCTATTTCTTCCGCACCATCGCCAACGACAAGGCCCAGGCCAAGTTGACCAGCGACTTTATCCTGAACGGCCTCAAGGCCAAGAAGGTCGCCTACCTGCATGACAATGGCGACTACGGCAAGGGCTTTGTGGACAACAACCGCGAAACCCTTGAAAAGGCTGGCGTGGAAACCGTTCTGTACGAAGCCGTTACGCCTGACGCTGTGGACTTCTCCGCTGTTGTGCGCAAACTGCGCCGCGCCCAGCCCGACATCCTCGTGTTCGGCGGCTACCAGCCCACCGCTTCCAAGCTGTTGCAGCAGATGCGCCGCGACCGCGTGACCACCGCCATGATCGGCCCCGACGGCCTCAAGGACGATGCCTTCATCAAGATGGCTGGCAAGGACGCCGAAGGCGTGTACGCCTCCTATCCCAAGGACACCAGTAACCTGCCCGCCTACAAGCATGCCCACGAAGGCCATGTGAAGATGTTCGGCAGCGATCCCGGTTCCTTCTACTACAACGGCTACGCCGCTACCCAGGCTCTGGTGAACGCC
This genomic interval carries:
- a CDS encoding PLP-dependent aminotransferase family protein; translation: MWISLDADSPLSLNRQIGSQIRELILRGHLASGDRLPSTRQLGKDLHVARSTVIEAYDQLLAEGYLESRRGSGTHVAQGIRPQPQVYGQKTTADNHALDNARADPPGLVNFQSGIPALEHFPTAEWGRLYRQVCDTLPASALRYCRPPGVAELQEAIAGWLLRMRGLRAAPEQIMITTGATQGLRLVARLLNRPDALAIVEDPVHRGLVEVIARTGYAIEGIAADAQGMDISLLQNISEQTARRCAFVYVTPSHQYPTGGILSAQRRQGLVDFARQRDCMVVEDDYDGEFRFEGTPVSALRELAPDRGIYIGSFSKILAPALRLGFAVIPPDMVRPWAEEKQYTDVHTDALSQRTLAAFISSGGLERHIWKMCKLYKRKRLFLLECLRRYFGDNFTVSGQAAGLHLVAGFPGIRFSDGVLAAMRAQGVRAVPVEHHSLCRNGAHAHELILGYAHLSEQSMERGVHALRGAIAQ
- a CDS encoding branched-chain amino acid ABC transporter substrate-binding protein; translated protein: MKKGMTWLAAMAFCVAIAAPAMAADPIKIGVAGAHSGDLASYGVPSLNAAKVVIAEVNANGGVLGRQLELVAQDDQCKPELATNAATKLISEKVNVVMGHICSGATKATLPLYTEAKIVSMSPSATTPSLTESGTNPYFFRTIANDKAQAKLTSDFILNGLKAKKVAYLHDNGDYGKGFVDNNRETLEKAGVETVLYEAVTPDAVDFSAVVRKLRRAQPDILVFGGYQPTASKLLQQMRRDRVTTAMIGPDGLKDDAFIKMAGKDAEGVYASYPKDTSNLPAYKHAHEGHVKMFGSDPGSFYYNGYAATQALVNAIAKAGSTDAAKVVEALHTNPVETPLGKLTFSKTGDAAGMGLSIYQIKDGKFVELNHSITLD